In a genomic window of Polypterus senegalus isolate Bchr_013 chromosome 13, ASM1683550v1, whole genome shotgun sequence:
- the gpr146 gene encoding probable G-protein coupled receptor 146 yields the protein MWSCVVSNETDDTSNLQLCQNLSLILSIFTLIYLIVCFPIGLCYNALLLVVNLYNKVSMTMPDVYFVNIAIAGLILNIIAPIQLLGPAYTQWAVWDFNNEVYITLLILFNISSLVIMYSTTLLSLDYYIECALPRTYMSSVYNTKHVCGFIWGGAVLTSFSSLLFYVCNHVSTKIIECSKMQNKEAADAIMVFIGYVVPAIAVFYAFVLILRIRKESTPLDQESGRLDPSVHRLLLASVSIQFVLWTPYYAILLVHTFYGMQGKHFYGQHAKTYYFLKDLSELLAFSSSFAMPLMYRHMNKNFSQKLSRLLKKLHGGSNQGCSHERSVVQQVVT from the coding sequence ATGTGGAGCTGTGTGGTTTCGAATGAGACTGACGACACTTCAAATCTGCAGCTTTGCCAAAACTTAAGCCTCATCTTGTCCATCTTCACCCTCATCTACCTCATTGTCTGCTTCCCAATAGGCCTCTGCTACAATGCACTCTTACTGGTGGTAAATCTTTATAACAAGGTTTCCATGACTATGCCAGATGTTTACTTTGTAAACATTGCTATAGCTGGACTAATCCTCAACATCATTGCACCAATACAGCTTCTCGGACCTGCGTATACTCAGTGGGCTGTCTGGGATTTCAACAATGAAGTTTACATCACACTGCTCATTCTCTTCAATATTTCCTCTTTGGTGATTATGTACTCCACTACTCTGCTAAGCCTGGACTATTACATAGAGTGTGCTTTACCAAGAACGTACATGTCTAGTGTCTACAACACCAAGCACGTCTGTGGATTTATTTGGGGAGGAGCAGTTCTGACTAGCTTTTCTTCACTGCTCTTTTATGTCTGCAATCATGTCTCCACTAAAATCATTGAATGttccaaaatgcaaaataaagagGCAGCTGATGCAATCATGGTGTTCATTGGATATGTGGTGCCAGCCATAGCGGTTTTTTATGCTTTTGTACTGATCCTGCGGATTAGGAAAGAATCTACACCACTTGATCAGGAGTCAGGTCGACTGGATCCCTCTGTGCATCGATTACTGCTTGCATCTGTTAGCATTCAGTTTGTTTTATGGACACCCTATTATGCAATTCTTCTGGTGCACACCTTTTATGGGATGCAAGGAAAACACTTTTATGGACAGCACGCAAAGACATACTATTTTCTTAAAGATTTATCTGAATTGCTTGCATTCTCAAGCAGCTTTGCAATGCCTTTAATGTATCGTCATATGAATAAGAACTTTTCCCAAAAACTAAGCAGGCTCCTGAAAAAGCTACACGGTGGTAGTAACCAAGGTTGCTCCCATGAACGATCTGTAGTGCAACAGGTAGTTACTTGA